GCACCGGTACGGCGTCACCTTCGTCAACTATGTCGGCCGCGCGTTGTCCTACGTGCTGGCGCAGCCACCGGACCCCAGGGACGCCACCTCGACCCTGCGACTGGCGGTCGGCACCGAGGCCTCTGCCTCCGATGTGCGCGCGTTCGCCGAGCGCTTCGGCTGCCGGGTCTCCGAGGGCTACGGCATGAGTGAGGGCGTAGTGCGCATCAACCGGACCCCCGAGACGCCGGATGACGCGCTGGGGCTGCCGGTGGGCGGATTGGATCTGCGCATCCTCGATCCACTCACCGAGCAGGAGTGCCCGCGGGCGGTGCGGGGCGCCGACGGCCGGTTGCTGAATGCACAGGAGGCCACAGGTCAGATCGTCGCGATCGGCGCTGCCGGTGCCTTCGACGGCTACTACCGCAACCCGGGCGCCGACGCCGAGCGGATCCGGGGTGGCAACTTCTGGACCGGTGACCTGGGCTGGCGCGACGAGCGCGGCTTCTTCTACTTCGCAGGCCGCGGCGCCGATTGGTTGCGGGTCGATGGAGAGAACCTCGCCGCGGCACCGATCGAGCGGATCATCGAGCGCTGGGACGACGTCACGGTCGCCGCGGCGTACGCCGTACCCGATCCGCGCACCGGCGACCAATTGATGGTGACTCTCCAGATGCGGCCCGGGGTGTCCTTCGATCCCGACCGGCTCGTGCGGCACCTGCAGGAGCAGAGCGACCTCGGCACCAAGGCGTGGCCGCGCTTCGTGCGGGTGATCGAGGAGCTTCCGACGACCGCTAGCGGAAAGTTGGCCAAGGTGGGCCTCAGGCGGCAGGGTTGGCACGTGGACGACCCCGTGTACGAATCGACTGGATTCGGAACGGGATTCAGCGTCCTCGATGCCTTGGCGCGGGATCGTCTCGAGCGCGAGTTCGCTGCCCACGGCCGCGACGTGCTCCTGCCGCAGCAGGGCGGAGTCGCCCGTGGGTGAGCCGGTCATCGTCGACGTCGTGAGGTCGCCGTTCGCGCGTCGGCGTACCGATCTCGCGGGCGTCCATCCTGCAACGCTGCTGGGAACGGTCCAGCAGGCTGCTCTCGATCGGCTGGGGCTCGACGCGTCCGAGGTGGGTCAGGTGATCGGCGGTTGTGTGACGCAGGCCGGTGAGCAGTCCAGCAACGTGACCCGTACTGCGTGGCTCTCCCGCGGCCTGCCGTCCCAGGTTGCCGCGACGACACTGGATGCACAATGCGGGTCCGGCCAGCAGTCCATCCATCTGATCGCCGCGCTCATCGCGGTCGGCGCCATCGATGTTGGTCTCGCGTGCGGGGTCGAGTCGATGAGCCGAGTCCCGTTGATGGCCAACGTCGTCAACGGTCCGGGCAAGGTCCGCCCTGAGCCCTTCCCTCTCGAGATGCCGGGGCAGTTCGTCGGTGCCGATCGGATCGCACGCCGCCGTGGCTTCTCACGCGACGATCTCGATGCCTTCGGCGCGCGCTCCCAGCAACGTGCGATGACCGCCTGGGCGGAGCATCGCTTCGACGCTGACATCGTCCCAATCACGGTGACCGACGCCGAGAGTGGTGAGCGCGTCGTCGAGCGCGACAGCGGCCTGCGTGAGACGACGCTGGAGACGCTCGGCGGACTGGATCCGGTCATCGCCGACGGGCTGCACACCCCGGGGACCTCCTCACAGGTGACCGACGGCGCGGCGACCGCGGTGCTCATGGATCGCAGCCGTGCCATCGCCGAGGGACTGCGCCCCCGGGGCAGGTTGCTCGCCCAGGCGCTGGTCGGTGCGCAGGAGCCGGAGTACCTGCTCGATGGTCCCGTTCAGGCGATCGAACGTGTCCTCGGCGCAGCGGGACTCACCGTCGGCGATGTGGACATCTTCGAAATCAACGAGGCGTTCGCGGCCGTCCCGATGTCCAGCGCGCAGGTGCACGGCATCGATGAGACAAGGCTGAACGTCAACGGCGGCGCGATCGCGCTCGGGCATCCCGTTGGCGCGACCGGCGTGCGACTGGTGGGAGCGGCCCTGCGCGAGCTGGAGCGCATCGACGGGGAGATCGCGGTCGTTGCGATCTGTGCTGGCGGAGCGATGGCGACCGGCGCTGTGGTGCAACGGTGCTGAATCCCGGCGCGGACCTCGCCGGCAAGGTCGCGCTCGTGACCGGTGCTGGCCGCATGCGTTCGATCGGCCGGTCCATTGCACAGCGTCTCGCCGATGCTGGGGCTGCGGTCGCAGTGAGCGGCACCGGCCGGGACAGTTCGGTGCAACTTGAGACTGAGCGTGCCGCCGGGTGGCGAGGTGTCGACTCGGTCGCGGCGGAACTGACTGCCCGCGGCGGAGCCGCGATGGCCCTTCGGTTCGACATCACCGACGAGGCCGCGGTGGTGGCGGCCTTCGATGAAATCGAGCATCAGCTCGGGCCGGTCGACGTCTGCGTCAACAATGCTGCCGCGGCGCGGGGCCCCGACCGGGTGCCGGTGGTCGACACGGACCTGGACGCCTGGGAGAAGGTAGTGGCGGTCAACCTCCGGGGGACCTTTCTGGTCAGCCGCGAGGCGGCGCGGCGGATGCTGGCCCGCCGCAGCCCCGGAGCGATCGTCAACATCTCTTCGGTCGCGGGGAAGACCGGTCCGCCACGGATGGCCGCGTACGGCGCGTCGAAAGCGGCCGTGCAGTCGCTCACCGTCTCCATGGCCAGGGAGTTGGCCAGCGACGGGATCCGGGTGAACGCGGTATGTCCGGGTGTGATTGCCACCTCTCGGATCGATGACGTCGATGAAGCGGGTTGGGCCCGCTACGTGGCCGCGACCGTGCCTCTTGGCCGGGTCGGATCGGGTGACGACATCGCTGAGGTGGTCGCCCTCCTTGCCTGCGAGCGTGGCGGATTCATCACCGGGCAGTGCTGGAATGTCGACGGTGGCCAGGTGGTGCAGCGGTGATCGGAAGCCCGGTGAGGCCACGAGATCCGGCCGAGCGGTCTGAGCTGGTGATTGCTGCAGAGCAGGCGGCGCAGCGACGGGCCGACGCCGTCGCTGAACTCACCGCGACCGGCGCTAGCTTCGAGATCGCCGTCGAGCCGGTGTGCGGCGTGGTGCTGCCTGTCTACCGCCACCGGCGTCGCTCGTTGCGGGAGTTGCTGATCGACTCCGCGCGGCACGGGCAGAACGAATATCTCGTCGACGGTGAGCTGCGGCTGACCCATGCCCAGCATCGCGATTGGGTCGCAGCGGTCGCACGGCGCCTGATCGGTGCGGGGATCGGACCAGGGGATCGAGTCGCGATCCTCGGTCAGCCGTGCGCGGAATGGATCGTGACCTGGTGGGCAACGGTGGCGATCGGTTCGGTTGCCGTCGCGGTGAACTCGTGGTGGAGCTCCGGGGAGATCCGAGACGCTCTCGACCTCACCCAGCCGGCGGTGGCCGTCGTCGACGGCGCGCTGCGCGGAATGCTGCCGGAGGGTGCGCCGACCCTTTCGATGGAGGACCTGCGCGAACTGCTGCCAGATCCGGGTGCACACACGGTCGAGCTACCCGGCGCTGAGCTGGGCGAGGACGATCCGGCGACCATCCTCTTCACCTCCGGGACGACGGGTCGCTCGAAAGGCGTCATTCACAGTCACCGAAATATCCTGTGCGCCAACGATTTTCATCGTCTCAACGACGCGGTCGCCGAGCGGCTCGGCGCGCCCCCTGCGCGGCGGCGGTTCCTGCTCGCGACGCCGCTCTTCCACATCGCCGGGCTGTATAACCTGGTTGTTCCGCGGTTGGATGTCGGCGACACCGCAGTCATCGTGCGGGGCCGCTTCGATGCTGGCGAGGTGCTCGCCCTCATCGAGCGGGAAGGCGTGACCAATTGGGGGGCGGTCCCCACGATGGCTGCGCGAATCGCGGCCTACCCGCACCTGGAGCGCTACGACTTGTCGTCACTGCGGACGATGTCGCTCAATTCCGCGGCCTACTCACCGGCGTTGCGGGCCGCCGTCACTGCGGCACTGCCACAGGCCCGGCGGGCGCTTGGGACGACGTACGGGTCGACGGAGACGGCGACGGCGGTGACCCTCGGCTCTGCTGCCGACGTTGACGCCTACCCTGCGACGGCCGGTCGGGTCGTCCCGACCGTCGAGGTGCAGATCCGGGACGAGTCCGGGCGACCTCTGCCGGATGGTCAGGAGGGTGAGATCCACGCCCGCGGGCCGCAACTCATGCTCGGCTATTGGGAGAACGAGGCGGCGACCACCGCTGCGTTCCGGCCGGGAGGTTGGTATCGAACAGGCGACCTCGGTTACCTCGAGGGCGGGCAACTCTACGTCTCCTCGCGGCGCAGCGATCTGGTGGTGCGCGGCGGTGAGAATGTCTACCCTGCGGAAGTCGAGGCAGCCCTCGCAACCCATCCGGCGGTTGCCGAGATCATCGTCTACGGGGTCACGCACCCGGAGCTCGGCCAAGAGGTTGCCGCGGTGGTGGTGGTGACACCGCAGTGGGCGCACCGTGGCGACGCCGAGCTGGTCGCCGCGCTGCGCGAGCACGCAGCCGACCAGATCGCGCGTTACAAAACACCAACGCGGTGGCGGTTCACTTCCGAGCCGCTGCCGCGCAACGCAACGGGAAAAGTCCAGATCCGACGAGTGATCTCCGGTGGCTGACTCTCCGACAGCTTCTGCGGACATCCCTGAGCAGTGGCGCCCCTTGCTGGAGGACCTGGCCCTACGGCAGGCGCAGGCGCTCGCGATGGGCGGGACCGAACGGCTCGAGCGGCTGGCCGAGCGCGGCGGCCGCGATGCGCGGGCCTGGGTGAAGCTGCTCGTCGACCCGGATAGCTTCCGGGAGATCGGGCTGCTCGCCGGCTCCGTCGGTGACGGCATCGAGCCGCCACGCGCGGCGGACGGTTTCGTGGCGGGCACGGCGCGGATCGACGGCCGGGTGGTCTGCGTGGGGGTGGAGGATCCGACGGTCGCTGGCGGATCGATCGGAGTCCCCGGTGGTAGCAAGCGGGTCCGCTTGGCAATGCTCGCCGCCCAGTTGCACGCCCCGCTGATCCTGCTCCTGTCCGGGGCGGGGCACCGGGCCACCAACCCGCTGGCGCCCCACCGACCGGCGCCGCACGACTTGCAGATCCTGGCCGATCTGCACGGGGTCGTCCCGGTGTTGTCGGTGGTGACCGGGCCCTCGGCCGGTCACGGCGCCCTTGCCGCGCCGCTGTCCGACATCTGCGTGATGGTCCGCGGGCGAGGCGCGCTGTTCTCCGCCGGACCGCCGCTGGTGGCCGCCTCCATCGGCGAACGTGTGGACGCCCAGGAGCTTGGGGGCGTTGACGTTCACGCGAGGGAGTCGGGGTTGGTGCACCTGGTGGCGGACGATGCCCCGGTCGCCGCCCTCGCCGTACGCCGAGTGCTTGGCTATCTGCCCGGCGGGCCCGTGCCGTCTACCG
The window above is part of the Branchiibius hedensis genome. Proteins encoded here:
- a CDS encoding AMP-binding protein, translated to MLTFADVVRSRSGDDHLGVRAGAAVWTWDQVVRESTIRANYLLSQPRPAGRPRHIGILLDNVPDFVFWVCAAALSGSVIVAANPTRRGAELAGDIRHTDCDLLITSEERWPLVEAAGLAGPSADALPTLIIGTSEYQEALSRFSAAGLPAIEPDPADTLLLLFSSGSTGAPKAVVCSQGRLASLAESLRTRTEIDRDSVTYVCMPLFHGNSLMMNLAPAMHAGATVCLAPRFTASGFSRDVHRYGVTFVNYVGRALSYVLAQPPDPRDATSTLRLAVGTEASASDVRAFAERFGCRVSEGYGMSEGVVRINRTPETPDDALGLPVGGLDLRILDPLTEQECPRAVRGADGRLLNAQEATGQIVAIGAAGAFDGYYRNPGADAERIRGGNFWTGDLGWRDERGFFYFAGRGADWLRVDGENLAAAPIERIIERWDDVTVAAAYAVPDPRTGDQLMVTLQMRPGVSFDPDRLVRHLQEQSDLGTKAWPRFVRVIEELPTTASGKLAKVGLRRQGWHVDDPVYESTGFGTGFSVLDALARDRLEREFAAHGRDVLLPQQGGVARG
- a CDS encoding steroid 3-ketoacyl-CoA thiolase, whose translation is MGEPVIVDVVRSPFARRRTDLAGVHPATLLGTVQQAALDRLGLDASEVGQVIGGCVTQAGEQSSNVTRTAWLSRGLPSQVAATTLDAQCGSGQQSIHLIAALIAVGAIDVGLACGVESMSRVPLMANVVNGPGKVRPEPFPLEMPGQFVGADRIARRRGFSRDDLDAFGARSQQRAMTAWAEHRFDADIVPITVTDAESGERVVERDSGLRETTLETLGGLDPVIADGLHTPGTSSQVTDGAATAVLMDRSRAIAEGLRPRGRLLAQALVGAQEPEYLLDGPVQAIERVLGAAGLTVGDVDIFEINEAFAAVPMSSAQVHGIDETRLNVNGGAIALGHPVGATGVRLVGAALRELERIDGEIAVVAICAGGAMATGAVVQRC
- a CDS encoding SDR family NAD(P)-dependent oxidoreductase, which encodes MLNPGADLAGKVALVTGAGRMRSIGRSIAQRLADAGAAVAVSGTGRDSSVQLETERAAGWRGVDSVAAELTARGGAAMALRFDITDEAAVVAAFDEIEHQLGPVDVCVNNAAAARGPDRVPVVDTDLDAWEKVVAVNLRGTFLVSREAARRMLARRSPGAIVNISSVAGKTGPPRMAAYGASKAAVQSLTVSMARELASDGIRVNAVCPGVIATSRIDDVDEAGWARYVAATVPLGRVGSGDDIAEVVALLACERGGFITGQCWNVDGGQVVQR
- a CDS encoding class I adenylate-forming enzyme family protein, with the translated sequence MIAAEQAAQRRADAVAELTATGASFEIAVEPVCGVVLPVYRHRRRSLRELLIDSARHGQNEYLVDGELRLTHAQHRDWVAAVARRLIGAGIGPGDRVAILGQPCAEWIVTWWATVAIGSVAVAVNSWWSSGEIRDALDLTQPAVAVVDGALRGMLPEGAPTLSMEDLRELLPDPGAHTVELPGAELGEDDPATILFTSGTTGRSKGVIHSHRNILCANDFHRLNDAVAERLGAPPARRRFLLATPLFHIAGLYNLVVPRLDVGDTAVIVRGRFDAGEVLALIEREGVTNWGAVPTMAARIAAYPHLERYDLSSLRTMSLNSAAYSPALRAAVTAALPQARRALGTTYGSTETATAVTLGSAADVDAYPATAGRVVPTVEVQIRDESGRPLPDGQEGEIHARGPQLMLGYWENEAATTAAFRPGGWYRTGDLGYLEGGQLYVSSRRSDLVVRGGENVYPAEVEAALATHPAVAEIIVYGVTHPELGQEVAAVVVVTPQWAHRGDAELVAALREHAADQIARYKTPTRWRFTSEPLPRNATGKVQIRRVISGG
- a CDS encoding acyl-CoA carboxylase subunit beta; this translates as MADSPTASADIPEQWRPLLEDLALRQAQALAMGGTERLERLAERGGRDARAWVKLLVDPDSFREIGLLAGSVGDGIEPPRAADGFVAGTARIDGRVVCVGVEDPTVAGGSIGVPGGSKRVRLAMLAAQLHAPLILLLSGAGHRATNPLAPHRPAPHDLQILADLHGVVPVLSVVTGPSAGHGALAAPLSDICVMVRGRGALFSAGPPLVAASIGERVDAQELGGVDVHARESGLVHLVADDAPVAALAVRRVLGYLPGGPVPSTDPAVTAARDLPELLDLIPVDSRRPFDMRPVVQALTDAGSSMELQRDYGVGLLTVLARIGGHAVAIVASQPAVLAGSIDVAAADKATHFIERTGRWGLPLLLLADSPGMLPGSSSERAGILRAGAGFFLAQRRSPVPKIHVTVRKAFGFGSSVFGANPFDHQMRSFAFPGATLGGMPAGVGGATSGADAARREELLAAEGAGPWRFASTGTYDEIIDPRQLRRALIEVLGLPAAAPRAGEPG